tatacaaattgatcggactggataaacgggtaaactagcattgggtatTAGAtaactcaggccgtcacaccattggttacaatgtgtctcccagtgtgcagacagaatggctaataagccataaaagcaataaggcataaagccaagtataatatcataatcagtatagccataggctatcatatcacagaatggcatgaagccatatgcagtactgctatcagaaccttattggcatgccaacctatccaaaccaattacactaggcctattagggcatattacaaagttatttcttgaatatttgtacttaacatgtaaggttactatttatttggtcatttaagtcaaaatattgtctttctcatatataatagttacatgagttttaatcacatagatttaccacattttggttcccaaaagtgttagcattagttgtcaatccatacttctaaccaatggaaaataaatcaaaattttagtttttgggtgctagagttcaccgttccattaggctattctacagtgagaatttagccaagtattcttaatcaaagttgttctttattgtgtctagttacatttcactttttgaatcaccctatttggaattttctagctcaagttaaggctattttaccataactggttggattacctttacccagaatttctgggcaattttgattctgccagatttggtagttcaattttggctaataatttcatttggttaagtccagaattagagtttgtgttcaacataaaagttgttttaaattgtctaaactcttcattgatataaatttcaagtcaattggacctttctacactgagttatggccaaatgaataaatactgttcatttggttattttgcccaggcaaaatgtgtgttactcggatttggtcaatttttagggcatcataAGTTTATTTTCTGAACAGGGttctttcatcaaagttgtgcctttatgtgtctaatttcatgtccaattggccttgcatcgATTGaatctacacaactcaagttatagctactcaaacatgctggactcacatccaggcCTGCAGGGCAataaaggcagcacacccaacctccattcccttggcaccattcactcaattttctCATGTCACTCATTTCTGGACCTGAAATGGGCCTCTACCTTATTAATTTCTATatgtaacttcattaaatcaaagcatgcttaatcatttttcctctaaaatttccAAATCATGCAATATACATAttactagaatgaatagtgcactcagtgcatAATCAGCatgcaaaaataatcaccataatttataAAAACAAGATTTCAAGGCCATATTTTTCAGAACTCAACATTCATAtgtctaactcaatctccaattgaaatcacatcaaaatcagatcgaaaattgcagaactaattaaaaatgTGTAACCTatccagaatccagtacatgcaagatagtagtaaggaaatgcaaaaatatcacatagcagctaccacaattagctcttggccataactacaaggttttagagcattcaataagcgtttcaaggactcaagaatcacatcatttcgagttttgtggctccagttatgatttattgaatgTGGCTATCCTGTTacaggaaatcagcagaacaagagttcacatctgagcaataaaatgttttgtcctcaaaccctaacctaacattagaatcaggtctgacataaaactacaaagttttagaacattccttaaggtttcttttgacataaaaatcaccctgattTGAAATCCCTAACtctagttatgaatttttaaaatttattgttcaagcatatactgtacagattccagattttcactcatctacaagttcctatggcacctagttgtaggattcactaatttcttccataaaacacagaaataaacataagttaaagcactaacctcgGTTGAAGAGTTTCTCCCACTTGCaaaacttctttctttcttcttctaattgctgcctaaAGATGGTTCaaggtgtgaggatgagtttttgtgaagcaagcttAGAATTTTATGGTGATTTATCAAGAAATTCCTAGTGAGAAGTTTGATAAAAAATGGTGAGAGGAGAGACGATGGGAGGCGACTGGTTGAAGAAGATGGGTAGCagaattcatttttcttttttaactaattttatctcttttttaatTATAAAGTGTGTGTTACAATTGATTGGTGGAGGACttttaatgacacaataatgatgtcataatttgtattttatttcattttattttatactcattttcaattaaatttttaacaatacttattcacattttatgtcataataattatttacttaactagacaagtcggcaaaaaatcatatccgaagacgaaatgaccaaattgccctctgtttggcttattgagccaaaatcgtctgtaccgatctaaaaatttttcgaaGCATTTTCTCAGTATTCTaaggccatcgaaacctcaataactcttttctggagtcccaaaaattatttcatgaattttctctcaggTTTAGGGCCTCTAGCtgcaaagaccgcaacttcccactgggttgcccatcgctagggcaccggctcatttaacttggttatattttatttcaaaaattttttctaaatttttcttattattatttgagttatttatgactcctcactctagtctaaatatttttccagatgttctagctgtttggaccgacaccggtcaccggaacagtagaatgtacgtaattgctgcagtgagggtgttataattcttcccctctaacaaaaatttcgtcctcgaaatttatccggtataaataattttaaaatctatttgatatatttaataagtatttgtatttttaaaattatagattatattatatatgttatatatacattatagattaaaatataaatttattcttgcatttttaatttattcatattaattatataattaatactttCAAGTAATCAAATTATTTTTTCCTTCTTTTCCTTTTAGTATCTtcccttttttattattttaaaaattttaaatataataaattaaaattaatattaaaaaaatataatttttcatataaatatatgcaaaaaggataattagattttttttatataatcttATGGTCAAAATCAACCACCTAActaagattaattaataaattcaagatAAAAAATATGTTAATGTACATAaggatattaataaattataattaatgcaCATAAGGATATTAACAAaatataattaatctatatttaaactaaatagattcaaaaaaattaaaatctcatataattacatgtaaaatatattttttatataaaaatgatattaattatCCTAAATATTATAGGATgcattaatattaaatattaataaaatagaaaaattaacctatcttaatttatataaatatcattGAATTTGAAAAAATATTAGTCTTATTTGATATTAGTAATAAGAATAAAATCCTAATAATCACATACACGTGCAATTACTCTCATAAGAATGATACATGTGTTATACAAAAATTTAAATACTTAAAAATAGATTTTATATGTTAAAGAAAAAAAAGACATATAAAAATacagtaaagaaaaaaaaatcaaagtataAGTCAAagttaattaaacttaaatcttATTACACAAAAATAGagtgtgtaaatataaaaattattcctTAGCAATATTTAATAAAAAGCTATAAATTTATAGCAAAAATTCATGgaatatgattaaaattttatatccattgatataaatacaaaatttttatttaattaaataattaatttgtaataataattttaaattatattaattaaatagcttttaataataaatttatattttaatattataaatttttttaatatttagaataattaaaaaaatattataagcgAGATTCGATATTatgttatttattaattttattataataaactaaaaatttttaataaattgataatacttatagaattaagagtatataattataatagaatttttaGCATAAATATAATAaccataaaattaatattaaatttttaatttatatcaattataaaaatattacacattgaaattattaataaatttagcgATAAATAAATCGTTACTAAAAATTATTAGTAACGAATTTATAATTAAGTAGCTTCCCATTGCTAatgaatttatatataatatcttCTCGCTATTAAAAGTATTAATGAAAGATAATTTGTGATTAAAAATTATTAGCAACGATTTTACATAAAATAGCTTGTTATTGTTAAAAGTATGAGAAAAATTATTtaagtaatttataaaaaaataattttaaatatcatttaataactttttataaaatttaatatactttgtttattttaatataaattttattaaaattaattatatatattaatattaatttaacttaattttaattgaatcctAGCTAATTAACTTTAAATTCCATACctttttcttcatcaattcagAGAATGGACTGGGTGTATGAACCATGAGCAAGAGTGCCTATATATTGAAACTTCAAAGTGGGCTGGCCAGGGTTTGCAGGCTCCCAGAACAATATCACCAATCTCATTATAGCTCATTGAAGATTACACAAACTACCAATCCTCCACTCTAATCATATTAGTTTTTAACTTAATCAAACCAAAAGCATCACCTACAGTACATCTAAATTTCATCACAacgctaaaaattaaaatgacaacaaaaattaaaattacgtGGTTTTTCCCCCTAAAAATATCTATTATTTCATCAATGGTATACTACTATTCAATGATCTGGTTGAAGAAGAAGCAACATCCCATGCGGCTGTATGGTCACCTACAATATAATCAACCTCTTCGTAATATTGTTCCATGATGGGCGAAACTCCATGAGATGCTCTAATCCCTTCTAACTCCATTGCCACTGTCTTCATCGTGGTTCTCTTCTTTCCATTCAAGTTCAAGCATTTTTTGGCAAGCTTAGCAATTGCAATAATTTACAATTGCCATGCCCACAACTGGCATAATTTACTGATATAGTTTTCAGTTCAAGTTTTAAtctgaattaattaaattaaaaaaaatataaaagatcaTATAAAATAGCAAGGGAATTTATAacccaattataatttattttttttatgaactTTTGATTAAGTGATATTATCATTGTTTTTATAACTATAAATTATTGAGCTTGAACAAGAGGTATGGCTGAACTGAAatgaatttatcaagtcaagcacAATTCAATTACAAAGCTAAAAACTTGACTCGACgcaattaaatttgaatttttagaatttaaatttaatttaataaaatatttaaattcaatttaactcAATAATTACAATTAAGATTTTAGAATCTCAAGTTTAAGTTGAAATAATGTCGGTGGCATTTAAATGGAAGATTAATTAATACttctaaattatttattaatatacagGAGTAAAGGCATAATTTTAGACAAAATTAGGTTTACAAACTTCTTTAATGGTACTTGAATTCTACTCACTACACAatcagaaaaataaataaataaattacaaatgaAACAAATCTACGTCCCTAAAAGTACAATAGGATTACGCAATACAAAAATGGCAAGCATTTATGCAAAGGACGAAGAGCAATCCATCACATGGTGTTAATGTGAAGTAGAGGATGCGCATCTAAATGTGAAGATACGCTAACACTACCAGTCAATGATCCGGCAGAAGAAGAAGCAATATCCCATGTCGCAGAATGGTCACCTACACAATAATCAACCTCTTCATAATCTTGCTGAATTTGGGTCGATGAAGCTCCCTGAGAGGCTCTAATCCCTTCTAATTCCATTGCCACTGTCTTCATGGTAGGTCTCTTCTTCCCATTCAAGTCCAAGCACCTTTTTGCAAGCTTAGCAACTGCAACAATCTCTTCTTTTCCACCCTCTTTTAGAACTCGAGTATCAAGAATTTCAAACAAACGAGTCTCCTCCATTGATTGTAGAAAATATGCAGTCAAATTTCTCTCTTCAACAGATCGTAATGAAGAGATGGCCTTTTGTCCTGTTAAAAGTTCAACAAGAACTACTCCAAAGCTATAAACATCACTTTTATCTGTAAATTGACTTGACTGGAAATATTCAGGATCTAAATATCCAAATGTTCCTTGAACTCGTGTGGTCACatgtgtttgatcaattgaaattGATTTTGAGGTGCCAAAATCTGCCACTTTTGCCCTATATTTCTCATCTAAAAGTATATTTGAAGACTTGATGTCTCGATGAAAAATGGGTATGGAAGCTGCAGAATGCAAATAGGATAGAGCACTTGCAACTTCTGTGGCGATCCGCAAACGTACTTCCCATGTAATTGGGAACTCTTCACTTTGTTCTTGTATATGTTGAAAAAGAGTTCCATTAGGGATGAATTCATATACTAGCAGAGGAACTTCAGTCTCCAAGCAACATCCAAGTAGTTTAACCACATTTCTATGATTGATTTGTGATAAAATTACCACCTCATTGATAAATTGGTCGAGCTTGTCTTCATCAACTACTTTAGATTTCTTAATAGCTACAACTCTTCCATCTGTCAACATTCCTTTGTAAACTGTTCCTTGACCTCCTTGGCCAAGGATTCGATTCACATGATAATGGTCGGTTGCTTTCTCCAACTCCTTGGAAGTGAAGAGTCTCGTTTGTTCAACATGACTTTCACTAGAAGATAGTTGTTGTTGTAGTAACAATCCACCATTTCTTTGGAAAAATTTTTGTTTAAGCTTCATGGCTTGTCTTCTCTTTATTATTTTGTACAATGTCCAAATCCCAATAATTAATAACAACAATCCAATACCTGAACCACAAGCTGCATAAATCACAAAAACACCTCATGTTATTCTAATCCCAACAATAATATTCCAATTGAGGATTTCGATTTATTCAATTAAACCTGCTTGTAGACTTCGAACAAAGAAATTAACTTGCTTACCTATCATGATAATCTTCTTGGTCCGAGATTTTCCTTCAAAAAAGTCATCCGGGTAGCATCTACCGTAACCTAGGGAATGTCCAGGAGGACACTTGCAACTGTATCTGTACCCTCTTGGGCCGTACATGCAATACAGTTGGCAGTCGAAATAGTTACTTGGATCTGTGCATCTGCTCATATCTGTCACACATAACACAACAAATAATTAAACCTCAGCAACCCTTTGCTTTGGAATTGcagccatatatatatatacagtataGATTCTGTAAAGGGTTAAAAGATATCAAGTTGTACCTTGACATCCTCTGCAAATACAGACTTGACTTCTGTTGAATTCTTTCCAACAATAAATACCGTCAGGGGTACAGGAGATGTTAGAGGCTTTACTTATATCACAATACCCTTGATCAACTGCCCAATCAAGCACCGCAGGGACACGATCCATCTGCTTCAGATCATCAAGGCTTCTTGATGTTGATGACTGAGACTTAAACCAATCTTGGTCAACCATGAAGGCCGATTTGCATCCGCCGCGATCCTCTGTATGGCCGAAGGGGTTTGTCATGTTTGCTTCAAATGACTGGACATAAGGAGGAATTTcagcttggcagcaattgaggcCATAGCAGCCACTTGTAGTTGTATTAGATCCACTAAGACAAATTGACAGGCACCCACCAACAGTGTTACCAAGACCCTGGAGAAGCATTGCATAATTGTCGCAACCCATGGCTGTGAATCTGTTAGAAGCATCTGAAAAGACGAAAGGGCTGTCTGACAGGGAGACCCCTCTAATATTAGAGGTTTTGTCGCTGCAATTGGAAGAAATTACAGGATTGTTGACTTGAACTTGGCTTCTTGTCAACACGCTCAGCAATTCCATGTTGATGCTAGCTAAGAAAGGCTTTGGAGGTGTGAAAGAATAGTTGCAAGTTACCTCAAAACTCTCACTCATGTAACAACCTTTCCCAATCCCAAATGGGAAGGTAATTACAACGCCACCGCAAATGTCCTGACATGTAGGGTTTGCTAGAGAAGCAGCCACTGCTAGCGCAGGGGTCAGCCACAGTATCAAAATGGCGTGAAGCTTCACCGACGCAATTATCATCCTCTGTGATCGAACTACGCTTCAGGATTCAGGAATTCAAGTTTTGCAACAGAAGATAGCgagttatatgtatatatacacacGCACATACACACAAAAGTCCAGTAAAGGTAGGTGTTTGAATTGAACAATTATACATGGAACAGCACTAGTTCAAGCCCACGAAAGTTGAATTTGTAACACTGGCTTTGCCCATTCTTCAGTCTGACTCGTTCTCTCGTCTCTTCAAATGCTATTGTAGAatctctaattaaaaaaaaaataaaattctagtTGCCATATGAATaaccttttactttttttttttttaaataaatctgTTAGTGTTGCCTGAAATCATTTTTTATAATGTGGATGGCAGTTGGTCGCATAAATATTCATTCactgttaaaattaaaataataatttaatatacttCATTTACCTATTTTTATTTATCACATTTTAATTTTATACGATAATTAAGTAAGTCATTAGataatttcaattatttaaaaaCATACTAATAAActttttatatttaatgaaaataaaagttaaaattaaaaaaaatagttaatatttttgaattttctaaatgtaatatataattttaaacagAAAAAATTAAATACGATATgtacaaataaatgaaaatagtATTTTTTTAATCTGTAAAGAATTTTTCTTgtcttataattattaattattattttttaatgttaaatttaattctctttttatttttcttttaagcactattattatataattactttcttaatttttattatttaaatacttattttctttaataattgatTGTCAAAAGTCaagatttgtaattaaatttattatttaaaatttattatattattttttagaaaaaaggtaaaaataataatatttttaatttaatatacatACATCTCATAATATGCAtatgtttataatatttttttataattatttgatatattaatgtaaatttatgttaataatgatttattttaatattttttattattttctatatGCTCTTTAATAATTTGTGTAATATTGaacttatatttttttatattataattagttaatATTAAGTTTAAATATATACATTTAACTCATAAATTAACAAAGTGATCATCAGTTTAGTCATGAGAACCAGACTAACTCAATCAATCAATTTAATATAATCAAGAGTTAAATTAATGAGCGGTCCTAAAAGGGGTGAGGAATTCAAACCCAACTtgatcaattaaattattatatataaaatatattaaatttttttattttataataaataaaataattgattatttcttgtataatataatattaataattttatatattaactaGTTTTTTCTACAATATGCATTACACATAATTATTCTCGATATAAATactcattatttaattttttatatataattttttgttaatttttttatatatgatataatatttttatagtattataaatattatattctgtcatttaaattaaaataataattttaatgttactttaattaattatacagttaaaaatatttattaatctaAAATTATTAGGAGaagatgtttaaaaattaaaataaattaataaaacatataagttttttcattgaaataaatttatttaaattttattattttgcttttttttaaataaatttgatttgtctatattatattttttatattttaaaataataccaATTTGTGAAATAAGGTTGTACAACGTTAatgtaaaagaaaattatttatagaattaaaaaatataataatatattttatattttagtacatattttcatttttattatattgatattccaaaatttttattgttatatttttaatacaaataattttaaaatctatttgatatatttaataagtatttatatttttaaaattatagattatattatatatgttatatatacattatagattaaaatataaatttattcttgcatttttaatttattcatattaattatataattaatactttCAAGTAATCAAATTATTTTTTCCTTCTTTTCCTTTTAGTATCTtcccttttattattttaaaaattttaaatataataaattaaaattaatattaaaaaaatataattttcatataaatatatgcaaaaaggataattagatttttttttttataatcttaTGGTCAGAATCAACCACCTAGATTGATTAATAAATTCAAGATAAAAAATATGTTAATGCATAAAaggatattaataaattataattaatgcaCATAaggatattaataaaatataattaatctatatttaaactaaatagattcaaaaaaattaaaatctgatataattacatgtaaaatatattttttatataaaaatgatattaattatCCTAACTATTATAGGATgcattaatattaaatattagtaaaatagataaattaacctatcttaatttatataaatatcattaaatttgaaaaaatattAGTCTCATTTGatattagtaataataataaaatcctaATAATCACATACACGTACAATTACTCTCATAAGAATAATATATGTGTtatacaaaaatttaaaaaatttaaatacttataaatagattttatctattaaagaaaaaaagacataaaaatatagtaaagaaaaaaaatcatattataagtcaaaattaattaaacttaaatcttATTACACAAAAATAGAGTGTGTAAATGTAAAAATTATTCTTTagcaatatttaaaaaaaagctAGAAATTTATAACAAAAATTCATGGAATAGGCTTAAAATTTTATATCCATTGATATaaatacaaaatttttatttaattaaataattaatttgtaataataattttaaattatattaattaaatagcttttaataataaatttatattttaatattataaatttttaaatatttaaaataattaaaaaaatattataagcgagattcaatattattttatatattaattttattataataaactaaaaaattttaataaattgataatacttatagaattaagagtatataattataatagaatttttaGCATAAATATAATTAtcgtaaaaataatattaaaattttaatttatattaattataaaaatattatacattgaaattatttaaaaatttagcgATAAATAAATCGTTACTAAAAATGATTGGTAACGAATTTATAATTAAGTATCTTCTCATTGCTAATGAATTTGTGTATAATATCTTCTTCTCACTGTTAAAAGTATTAATGAAAGATAATTTATGATTAAAAATTATTGGCAACGATTTTACATAAAATAGCTTTTGTTAAAAGTATTAGATAAATTATTtaagtaatttataaaaaataattttaaatatcatttaataactttttataaatttaatatgcttttgtttattttaatataaatttataaattttattaaaattaattatatatattaatattaatttaacttaattttaattgaatcctATATACTACAAAAAAAAAGGCATTAGCGATGGGAGAATCCGTCGCTGAAAGCCTGTTTTCCGTCGCTAAAAGTTTCAGCAACGGATTTGTAACAGATAACAATCCGTCGCTTAAACCCTCGTCGCTAATTTTTGCAACCAATTTTCTATTTCCTTCGCTAATGTTAGCAACAGATTAGTGACACCAATTGCTTTCGCTAAATCCCAATGACCAACCAAATTTCCATCGTAAATCCATCAATAATCCGCTGCTAATTTGGCattatttctcactttttttaatttcttataatttttataaatttatcacaaaaatTCATAATCAAATACAATAAATCAATCACAATAATCTTGATTCCATATAATTTAAatgtatatattattaaaattaaataatccaTGCAGAGTATCATATATTTATAACAAGC
This is a stretch of genomic DNA from Hevea brasiliensis isolate MT/VB/25A 57/8 chromosome 12, ASM3005281v1, whole genome shotgun sequence. It encodes these proteins:
- the LOC131171309 gene encoding wall-associated receptor kinase-like 22; protein product: MIIASVKLHAILILWLTPALAVAASLANPTCQDICGGVVITFPFGIGKGCYMSESFEVTCNYSFTPPKPFLASINMELLSVLTRSQVQVNNPVISSNCSDKTSNIRGVSLSDSPFVFSDASNRFTAMGCDNYAMLLQGLGNTVGGCLSICLSGSNTTTSGCYGLNCCQAEIPPYVQSFEANMTNPFGHTEDRGGCKSAFMVDQDWFKSQSSTSRSLDDLKQMDRVPAVLDWAVDQGYCDISKASNISCTPDGIYCWKEFNRSQVCICRGCQDMSRCTDPSNYFDCQLYCMYGPRGYRYSCKCPPGHSLGYGRCYPDDFFEGKSRTKKIIMIACGSGIGLLLLIIGIWTLYKIIKRRQAMKLKQKFFQRNGGLLLQQQLSSSESHVEQTRLFTSKELEKATDHYHVNRILGQGGQGTVYKGMLTDGRVVAIKKSKVVDEDKLDQFINEVVILSQINHRNVVKLLGCCLETEVPLLVYEFIPNGTLFQHIQEQSEEFPITWEVRLRIATEVASALSYLHSAASIPIFHRDIKSSNILLDEKYRAKVADFGTSKSISIDQTHVTTRVQGTFGYLDPEYFQSSQFTDKSDVYSFGVVLVELLTGQKAISSLRSVEERNLTAYFLQSMEETRLFEILDTRVLKEGGKEEIVAVAKLAKRCLDLNGKKRPTMKTVAMELEGIRASQGASSTQIQQDYEEVDYCVGDHSATWDIASSSAGSLTGSVSVSSHLDAHPLLHINTM